A window of uncultured Methanoregula sp. genomic DNA:
TTTTTTTGAACGGATTAATTCCATTGAATGAGCTTATCCGATAATCGTGTTGTTTCCGATCGATACTATGAGAGACTGTATATATAATTCTGACAAGAATAACGGAAGAATGCCATCTGAACGATAATATCTATCCAGCAGCATCTCCCGGGAACGTGCATTATTGTGAGTGCGATAATTGTAGCGATATCAGTTTTTATGGTTTACCCCAACAGTTTTTCATTTATATTGAGAATACTCAAAAAACAACTTGGATAAGAATTTTTTGATATTTCACGTAAAAAAACATAATATCTTCAGAATTTCGTGGGACGGGTTGAAATAAATATATATATAATTAAGACATTTTATCAGATACGGGTTTGCAACTATTTGAAACCCCAAGGTGAATCATGAAATCGATAAACAATGATAATGCTTTCACCGGCCTCGAGGCAGCGATTGTGCTCATTGCATTCGTTGTCGTTGCGGCGGTGTTCTCGTATGTGGTGCTCGGCGCCGGGTTCTTCACTACCCAGAAGAGCCAGGAAGTCGTTCACACCGGTGTACAGCAGGCAAGCTCAACTCTCGAAATTGTCGGCAATGTCTATGGTACCGGAACGGCAGGATCTTCAATCAACAGGATCAATTTCTCGGCTGCATTAGCTCCCGGTGGAACCCCGGTTGACTTTGAGAAAGTCGTCATCACCTACAGCAATGCATCCCAGCTGGAAACTCTCGGACGTATGCCTAACAAAGGAGATACCGTTACTACAGGAAAATGGGGAGTTGTCACAGTCCAGAACCAGGTAACCAATGACTATGTACTCGAGAAAGGCGAGCAGTTCGATATCACGGCAATGCCAACAAACCCCATTGTCAAGAACGACCAGTTCCAGCTTGAGATCAAGCCGGCGATCGGTGCAGCACTCTCAATCTCTCGTACTGCCCCGGCTTCGATCCTGACGGTCAATACCCTCTACTAATCTTTTTTATTTTTCTCAAACCCGTTGCAGGGTACTTTTTTCAGGCGCATGTTTCTGGATTTGCAGTACGTTTCGTTCAGTCTCCACGAATAGCATAACGGGCACGATACATTTTCAGATTCGAAAGAATCCCGCGCAGCAAAACCGTGTGCAAAGAGACACGAGTGAAAAGCCCTAAAAGAAGTGAGATCAGAAAAGGAGATTTAATATTTCCGCTTCACAAACAGGGCGACGACCAGCAGTGCCCCGAGAATTGTTACTGGCAGAACCGGGGATTTGTGCGTAGGCGTTGCTGCAACCAGCGCGGAAGAGACCGTGCTGGTAGCACCGGCATTTACCTGGATGGTTGTTGAATAATCCTGGTATCCATCAAGCCGCATGGTCACGAGATGATTACCGGCAGCGACACTGTTCAGCGTAAGAGGTGTGATCCCGATAAAATTGTTATCAAGGAAGACATTGGCACCCGATGGTGTCGAGGACACGGACAGACCCCCCGTACCGGATACCGGTGAGAGTGGCTGGAGAACCTTGTTCACTTCCGTAACAGTATTTGCGGTAACACTGACCACAGCGGAGTAGGGCTGGTACCCGTTCAGGGAAAGGGCAACCGTGCGGGACCCTACGGGGATGTTATTCAGTTTGAGGGAGCCGGAGGCGGGTGTCTGCCCGAAACTGATCCCGTCGACCGTAACCGCTGCACCACCTGGGCTCGAAGAGACATAAATCCATCCAGAGCTGCTGACCGGCAGGGGATTCAAAGTCCCGTCAACCGTCCTGGTACCCCCGGCAGGAACGTCAACCGTGGACTTCCAGTCATAATAACCGGCATGATCGAGCTGGACAATATGGGTAGTTGCAGCCACATTGTTGATCGTCATCGGAGTGATGCCCCGGTAGACACTGTCAAGATAGATATTGGAACCGGTCGGCTGGGAGATTATGTAGAGCGAACCGGTGGTATCGAGCCGGGAGAGCGGGCAGTAGACACTGGATCTCGATCCGGAGGAGACCGATACCGAGGTTGTGTAGGGCTGGTAGCCGGACATGTCTGCTTCGATCGTGTACGTCCCGGGCCAGACATCGCTGATGACCAGAGGAGAGAGGCCCCGATAATTCCCATTGAAATAGATCTGTGCGCCCGATGGCTGGGATTCCACCGAGATCGAACCGTAATTCACCGGAGCCTGGGTCGGGACCGGGTTGAGAGTGGCGTAGACAGTCCGGGTCTGTCCCGCTGACGGCATCTCGACCGAGGTTGAAAATGGTGTATACCCGCTCTTCTCAACGGACACGGTATTTACCGGTGAGCCGGTTGTGTACACCGGAACCGTGAGGGATCCGCCGGAAATGATTCCCTGGTATACCCCGTTGAAACTGACACTTGCACCATCGACATTGCACATTACCTGGATCCAGCCTTCCTGACCACCGAGTGCAGTAACAGGAGAGACTGACAGGAGAACAATACCAAAAATAATACCAATAACAAGAAGATCTTTTCTCATACTATCCATCCAGAAGGTCATCGGCATAATGCCAAAAAAACATTTCCCTCTGAATTCAGCAATCCTTTTTGAAAAATACAGCCTGGATCTCGGAACGGACGTGATTTATCCCTCGCACACGGAGGGTCCACGCCGGTTCTGCGATCGATTCGATACCGAACGATGAGAAAAGGTTTCGGACTTCGTTCTCGGAAAAATAGTGTGTCCGGACACCGGTTCCTCTCAAAAAGGTTCCCGGTTCGATCTCCTGCCCGTTACCAAACCGGAAATCCTTTTCTGAAAATTCCGAGAAGAAGAGACGGCCCTGCGGCCGGAGGACCCGTGCGATTTCCCCGGTGCAGTGCCAGCGATCATCTGCGCTCATGTGACCAAGAAGATGCCAGGCAAATACACAATCAAAGGATCCGGGCCGGAACGGTATGTGTCCTGCATCGGACAGCACGATCTCACAGGAAAATCCTGGTGATGCGATTTTCCGGGACAGCTTTACTGCAGCAGGAGAGAAATCCGTGGCCACAACATCCCAGCCTTTCCGGAGCATGCCCCCAAGAGTTTTGCCATTCCCGCATCCGAGTTCCAGTACCCGTGAAGAGACCGGGAGTGCGGGCAGGATATGGATGGCCCCACCCCACAGGCAGCCGCGTACTGAATACTCCTTCTCCCAGATTTTCCCGTCCGGTGAATTCCTTTGTAGCATTTCTTTAGTGGATCTGGATCTTCATCCTATAAACTGCCCTCGCCCGTTTACCATAATTCTCAGAGGGAAGATACATCAAATCCCAAAAAAAGATTGCCGTCTGTCCGAGAAACAGTTACCGGGGGAAAAACTCCTTCTTTCCCGGGATATACACTGCAGAAGAATATTCTTCGATGAAATCCGAATCCACGAGAAGATCGATATAAACCATCTTCATTGCAACCTCCTCGGCTTCCTGCCGGTTCTTCATCGAGACGAGCAGGGCATGAGCTCCCGAGAGCGAACCGTTCCCGAGAATGTGATATGCAGCATGGGGAAAATCAGGAATTATGCCGAACCGGATGATCTTCTGCTGGTCGGCATATGCACCGAAAGCCCCGGCCAGGTACACGTGGCGGACATCGGAAACGGCGATGCGGTATTTCTTTAAGAGTACGCCAATCGAACCGCAGGCAGCAGCCTTGGAATCGATCAGGTACGCCATGTCCTGCCGGGTGATAACAATATCCCGGCCGGTTGCGGTCTTCTCTTTTTCCACGAGCACAAATTCAGATCCGTCCGGGCCCTGCCGGACTCCCGGTCGGCCATCTACAAACTTTCCGGTAAAGTCGAGGATCCCCGCATCTGCCATTGCAGCAGCCGCATCGATGATAGCAGATCCACAGAGACCCCGGGGGGGCTCGTTATCAATCGTGGTCCAGTGTACAGCACAGGTTGCCGGATCGATTGCAATATGATCGATGGCTCCCCGCATGGCCCGCATGCCGGAGGAGATGCCCGCGCCTTCAAACGCAGGGCCGGATGCACAGGATACCGATGAGAGCCATTCGGAATTCCCCAGGACCACTTCCCCGTTTGTTCCGAGATCGATGAGAAGCGAAAGATCTTCCGACCGGTACATTTTCGAGGCTACAACATCCCCTACCGCATCTCCGCCAACGAACCGGCTGACGTTCGGGAGGCAGTACACAAAGGAGTCCGGGTTGACAAGAAGCCCCAGGGACCGGGCCCTGACAATTACCGGCTTTCTTGAGATCTCGGTATTGGCAAGCTCAAGAGCAGACGACTCCATTCCAAGAAAGAGATGGTGCATGACCGTGTTGCCGGCAATGCAGACATCATAGATGGAATCTGCCCCGATATCAGCCATAACTGCAAGCTGGCCTATCACATCATTGATACTATCGATTGCAGCAGCCTGGAGCTTCCGTTTCCCCTCGCCCTTTTTTGCAAACGCTATACGCGTCAGCAACTCTTCGCCGTACGTTATCTGGCGGTTCATTGCGGAGGCATGGGCAATGGTTTTTCCGGTGGCGAGATCGACGAGGATCCCGACAACGGTGGTTGTCCCGAGGTCGAGCGCAATCCCGAAAACGGTGCGGGTTGTATCGCCAGGTTCGATACTGACAACTTCCGGGTAACGGTTTGTTTTCGAGATGGTGACTGTTACAGTATCTTTTGTATATGCCAGCAGGTGATTCTGGTGGCGGGTCATATGCGGGCGTGTGCCGGAATAGCCTTCGAGTTTGAGCGACCGATGGTCAGAAGACGGGTGAAGGGAATCCCCGGTCTTTAATAGGTGTTTTGTTACCGCCGGCGCAAGCTCTCCATGGGGAACGATATGGTTCAAGAGAATCTTCGGGGCATCGATCCGGCTCTCGACCGGAATGATAAACTCGCAGTCGCCCTGCACATGCGTGTGGCAGGCCCGGCAATAGTTCTTCTCAATCTCGCCCGGGGTCAATCCTTTGAGACTTTCGGGGGTCCCGATGTCGCAGGTTCCTTTGAGATAGATGATCCGGCACTTGTTGCACTCCCCCTTTCCCCCGCAGATGCTCTCGAACTGGATACCGGCAAGCCGGATCGCATCCAGTACGGTTGCACCGGCAGGGATGCTGACAACCCGGTTTACCGGGTGGAATACAACGTTGACGTGATCTGCCATTCCATTCTCCACTATGGTCGATGAGTATGCGGTTCATCCATGACCGGCCGATCCCTCGGAAACAGAACCGGCGGGGCTCCCCGGGAATTCAGGCTGTATCCGGGGGCCAGTTGTCCCGGAGGTATTGCGGGATGCCGGAGGAATCTTTCGGGCCGACCAGGATCCTCCAGCCGGATGCCTCCTCGGTCTCGCCGCTCAGACGGGCTGCGAGCCCCGGGATGATGAGGACATTGTGGCTGACAAGACTGGATACATTATAGGCTTTGAGAGCATCCCGGATCGAATCGGCCGTGAAGTAGCGTCCGGCAACAGCACTTTCCACACTCAGGCCGCCGGTATCCACGACAATGAGATAACAGTCGAGATTTGCAGACTTGATATCGGATTCTACCGTGAAATACGTGAGCGCGTAATTGGTGGTGATGAGTACAGGCGAGTCCGGGTTTGGCCGGCCGAACGATTTTACACCCGACTCAACAGAGACGGGTTTCCTTGGGTCTGTGTAGAGATTGAACCGCCAGATGAGCTGGGGAAGGAGCACCCAGCCATCCAGGCAGTGCATGATCAAGATATCTGCGTACCGGGAGAGGAGCATGGACGCGGTTATCGCTTCCCGCCACTTGAGCACCTCTTCAGAGATCTCTTCACCGGCCCAGACCGTCAGCGGGACACCGAGAAGCGGGTAGCCGAACAGTTCATCGAAATTCCTGCAGGCACCGGCCCGGATTGCAGTGAAATTGTTGATAGTATCCGCGAGCCCTTCCTCGGCATAAGTCCCGGGATCGAGAACCAGGTCCGATACGCCATACTCTTTCAAAGTCCTGACAAGCGAGCGGAGGAGGCTAAGATTGTTCGGGGCAAAGACGGCAAGGGGTGCATCGTGCGCAAGTGCCAGCTCCGCCATCTCCTTCCACGTGCGTTCAGTAGCAGCATAGATGAGCGGCCGCTGGCCGGGAATCTCCTCCAGGCCGGCTTTCATGACTGCCGGGTCAAGAGCGCAGAGGATGAGGGGATACCGGCTTGCACCGGCAACCTTCCGGACAACGGACCCGAAGGTTTCGGGATCGCCCGAGCAGGACCGGACTGCGATTGCGTTTGGCACCAGTTTCCTGCCGATATAATTGTACGAGAACATCTCGATGTGCCGGACCCGTTCAAGCAGTTCTTCTTCCTGCATGAGATCGTGGACATCAAGTGCTATCGGCGTCGGGTTGTGGTACGTGAACTCGTGTCGCTGGAGGACATATTTCCCGCCAACGGTTACCCGGGATTCCCCGGTTCCTATCTGCACTGCACGAACCGGCGGTGCAAGCAGGACGGCGAGCGCATCATACGAGCCGGCATTCTCTTCAGCAAGGACCGGGGGGCAATCATTGAGCACCAGTTCCCCGTTGACAAGCCGGGTTGCAAAAGCCATGCAGTTGGCCTCCCCGCACTCCCGGCAGTTGGTCTTCGGGAGATGTTTGTATACATCGATGGGACTGATCTCGCGGATGCTTTTTCTGCGTTTCTGTTCCGGCATGCTTCCCGCCTGGCTCATAATCTCACACTCACCCAGTCCTGTATGCTGTCGGATTTCGCACTCCCGGGTCTTCCGAGCCGGTGGATCACGTCTTTCAAGGTAAGCACCGCTGCCGGGTGCATCATGAGGAAGAGATCCATGCCGGCGAGGAGGAGCGTGAGCGCATTGATGGTCTCCCAGATCGGGCCCCGGAGCTGCCGGGAGCCGTACTCGGGAGACATCTTCATCCAGGCTTCCCGGGCCGCCCAGGCATTGGTGGCTGCAGAGATCACCGGGTGTGCAAGCTCAGAATCGCCCATCAGCGCAGCATACCGGGCCCGCTCGTGGATGGTGAATGAATACTCAAGACCGTACCCGAGCGCAACGGTTGTCAGGTCCATCACGATCTGTTCCGGAGGGATGTACTGGTACAACCGGCGGTTGAGCTCTTTCGCATTGTTCAGTTCAAGACCGGTGAAAGCAAGCAGCACGTGCCCGTTGTCCCGGGCCGCAGTCGCGACCCGCTCAAGGGTCTTGGACTCCGCCATATCAAGCGTGACCGAATTGAGGAGAAGGCGTTCTCCCTGGGCCATCTCGGCAACTGCCGTGAAGACTTCCGCATCCTTCCGGGGATCCCCGCACCCGCCGACAATAATCGGGACATCCACAGCCTGGAGGATCTCTTCGACCGTTTTTACCGCCGATGCAGGGGTGGCATCCTTGAAAAGGGGATCGGTGCTCATCAGGTGGATGGTGATGGCATCGGCCCCGAATTTCTTCACGTTCATCTTTGCCCACTCAGCGGGATCTTCCATGACCTCAGAAACATTCTCTCTGAGCACCTTGGGAAGGGAAACGTTCATGTCAAATACATCGAGAGCGATGACCGGCAGATGGGGCGGGAGGTGAAGGCCGTCAAAGTACGCAGGCGTTGTCGCCCCGCCAATCGTGATGGACGATGACCGGCTCCCTCCCTCTGCCCGGGTCGCACCCAGGGTCACTTCCCGGATTTGCCCGGGATAGGAAAATTCAAGGGGGGCATAAGATTCACGATACAGCTCCGTGGGCTTGGCCGGGGCCTTGACTGCCAGGCCCGGGGTGGAGACGGGTTGAGGCTGCATACCGCCAAACGCAGGAATGAAGAGTTCGAGATCGCCTATCTCCATGGTGAAGTTCTCGAGCTCCACCTGGCGGACCCCTTTTAAGAGTTCCAGGATCTGGGGTGCCAGGGAGAGGAGCTTCTCATTATCCGTGGATACATCAATCCTTTTTTGCGCCATGGTCGTCACCTCCATATCCCGGCCGTATCGGCTGGATGATCACTTTATCGGCAGTGATCCGGGCATTTTTAAAAATAATCCTGAACCCTCCCGACTGGAAGGGAATATCCCCGACAGACAAGACCGTTCCGCCCCCAGGAGATTTTTGCTCTTCGGCAGCCGGTGCCTTCCACCGCTGGATAACAGGATGGTTATGGGTTTCCAGGAAGGATTTGAGATCAGGAATGGATGAGACATCCTTCTCAGTTGCAATGGCATCGATGACACTTGCGGGAATAAACTGCCGGAGTTTCTCTTTTGTATCGGACGGCATCCAGACCACCCGGTCATATCCCCCGTCGGCATGCATGAACCGCCTGGACCGCATGTATTCGATCGAGATTCCGTGGAAACCCTCGACCTGCCGGCCGCCGGCAGTCGAGTCTGCCATAGTTGAGAAGGGAAGGCCGTTCACGGTAGGTTCACGGAAACTGCGCAGCACAATGCCGAAGCCCTCGACTTCCGGAATGTAAAACGCAATTCCTTCGAAGCAGCCGCAGGACGTATGGGGGTAACCGAAGGCCGAGTAAAGATAAACACGGTTCACCTCTCCCATGGACCGCTTCTTGGCACTCTCATTTACACCGCTGTACTCGCCATTCTCGGCATCCAGGCACTCACCCTTCTCGATGGCATATATCGGTCCGTCGGGGTCGATACCGGCTGCCGCCCTCCCGTCAAACCAGCTGATGGCCCCGCAGTTGGCGTAACGCTGGGGGGTGATGACACAGACATGGGTCGGGGCAAAGGACTGGCAGAGCGCACAGCCATAGAAGGAATCGACATCTTCGTCCAGGAGTCCCCGGGCGCGTGCATCACGGGCCTCGTACATCTGGAGAGCTTCTGCGTAGAGGGGGCGGATCTTTTCAGGATCGGTGATGAACGAGACCTGGATCTTCTCGATGATGGGGAGTTCGTTCCGGAAGAGTTCGATCATCACCTGGCCAATGAACCGGAAGGAGGTGAGTCCCTTTCTGAATGCTTTTTTGGAGAGACGGATCCAGATGTCGTACCGCTGATTGAGGTGCATGAAACCCTCGATGTAATTGCAGTACTCGTGGATACGCCGCTCGACCACGCCTTCAAGATCGGTCTCGACCCGGGATCCGGAGATCTCCACGAGGATCCCGAGGGGATAGTGCTTGCCTTCTTCCATATCGCCAATATCGGGACCGAGGATGCGTATTGCGCCATCCTCGATCTGGTCCGGCGTGCGGACTCTTACGATCTCGAACTTTTCGGGAACCGACGGGCCCCCGAGCTCGACCTGCATGTCATTTTTCCGGACACGTTCTCCCTCATGGACAAGGCCGACTTCAACAGGTATCGTCTCAAACATGGTATCTCCCTAGTCCCCCAGATTCGAGACAATCCCCTTGAGATTGGCAGCCCAGTCTTTTATCGTGCTGTTGGGAAACGACCAGCTCGCATTGGGCTGGTACACGCAGTCAAGGGTCATGGTCTTCACGGTCGGTGCGAAATGCTTGAGCCCGGAGAGGATGGTCGATTCCATGGCATAGGGGAGTCCAACAAAGATGGCGAGATCGTATGGATCTTTCCCGTCAAGGCCTTTCCAGGATGGATCCGTGAGCCGGTTGCTGATATCGACCGCAGGCATGATCGCGGCAGGGGAGAACTGCCGGCTGAGGAACTCCTTGTTCGTGCTGGCGGTAACAACAACCGGAATTTTTGCTTTTTTTGCAAGCTCGATCAAGCAGTCGATGAGTTTCTTCCCCTCAACCTCGTATTCGACAATGCCGTGGCCTACGATCATGATCGGGCGTTTTGCCCGGCGTATCATGGCATCGGCAATGTCCGGTTTGACGATGAGGGAGGCCTTCTTCGGCCCGGGGATCTCGGCGGTCTGCCAGGAGTCGGTCATCGGCATGCTTCTCACACCTTCCTGTGGATCATCCGCGGGAGAAGCGTGGGATCGGGAATGGGATGCTCTTTCCAGTCCTTTCCGGCAAGGTGCCGTTCGATCTCGTCCTTCATTGTTAAGGGGATATCGCTCTTGGTCCGGATAAACAGGTGGACATCCTCGGGGATTCCGCCAACCATCCGTTTGTGGAGATCGATGTAATGCGCGAGTTTATTGGCCCGGCCTTTGCTCGTGTCGTTCGGCCGCATGGTCAGCTTCGCAATCATCACCATCGCCTCCTCCTTGGTCTCTGCTGCAAAGAAGAGGTGTTCCGGGACCGGGCCGACATATATTTTCTCCCCGGTCCTGGCATCGTGCACGTACCAGTCTTCCTCCCGGTCGGACCGGCCGAGCAGCATCCGGCGGTACTTGGTCCCGTGCGGGCCGACAACCACGGGAATTCCCAGGCGCCAGAACCCGGCCGCGATAGCCACGGCTTTCTGGGACATGGCTCCCCAGGCAACCCCGACGGCACCGACTCGGTTGTACACGTAATCGGCAATCTCCTCGTAATTGCCCCGGAGCGGGCGCTTGGCAAAGACGCTTGCTATCTTGATTGCCGCCCCCGCAATATGGGAGTTGGCAACACACGAGCCGACATTCACGATCCCGCCGGCTTCAAACGCGCCGGGATAGCGCTCGTATGCGGTCTTTCCTTCCTCGTCCCGGAACATACCGGCGGACATGGCAGAGCATCCCGACGTGCAGACAATGTACCGGCGTTTTGCAAACTCCATGCACATCTCCGCCACTTCCCGCGAACCCTTGGGATAATTGGCGCAGCCGACAAACGCAACAACCCCGGGGATCTCCCCAAGGACAATCGGGCCGCCGACTTTCCGGATCTCCACGTCCTGGATAGGCCCGCGACCGGCCCGGAGGCAGTAATTGTCTTCCCGGGTTTTTTTGTCCGCAGCAGATACGATCAGGCTGTGAACCGGGATCTTGTGGGTGCAGGCCGGCTCGCAGCGCCCGCAGCCGATGCAGTCATCGTAAATCTCGTCGAGACCCGAGAGATTTCCGCCCGCGGCAGCCTTGATAGCCTGCGGGAGCGGGAGATCATTGGGGCAGGCCCTGCGGCAGAGCATGCACTGGGTGCACTTCTTCGCAAGCTCGATGAGCAGTTCCTTTGAGGGAAGTGTTCCTTTCTTCTTCCGTTTCGGGGCAACCGCCTGAGCCGTGCGGACCGCAACAACACCCACTTTTTCCGGATCCAGGATGAGGGCACCGGTAACGGTCCCGCTCACGAACCCTTCCACAATATCCTCAACAGAATCGTGCGTCCTGTCCGGAAGTCCGAGACAATTCTTCTCGCTCGTTGCAATGAGGGGAGTGTGGATCAGGGCCGCTTCTTCGAGCGTATCGGTGCGGACGCACTGTTCGTCAACGACAATGACATCGGGAACCCCGCTCCGGATATAGCGCAGCTGCCAGGATATGGGGCCGATGATCTTGGCTTTTGCGGAGTACCGTGTCACATCGAGAGCCGTGCAGCAGATACCGGTTACTTCGATTGCTGAACTGAGGTTGTTCTCCCGGAGGAAATCGATGATACTTGCTGCCGGGGGAACATTGTGGCCAACGACAAGGATGACCGGTTTTTCCAGGTCAACGGTACCAAGGCCGAGATCGACAAGCGCAGCATCCGGGTCGGCTCTCGGGAAATTCAGGGTGGAGATCTGGGCTATGTCGGCAACTTCCATTCCCACGTGGTCGATCATGCCGGCATGGAAGACTTTAGACTCAAAGTCCAGATTATTGCCTTCCTGGCCGGTATGGGTGACAGCAAGGAGCTGGGTGATCTGGTTCTCGCAATAGTCGAGGACCTGTTCAAAGTCGCCGAGGGTTGCGGGTTTGATCCCGCACACCAGCCGGGTTATCGGGGCTTCGACCTCGATTCCCACATCCCCGAAACTTATCGGGTGATCGTGGCCGAATTTTTCAAGCAGGTGCGTGAGCAGCTCCCGCGAATGGCTGGTGTGCGTTGCAGCCCCGATGCAGGCCGAGATAAGAACGGTCCGGGACTGCTGCGCCGGCATCGAGATGCCGCAGGCACCCCGTTTCCTGCCGGTCAGATCGCATTTCCCGTACGTGCAGAGGCAGCAGAGGTCGCAGAACGGCATATAGAAGGGTTTGTACCGTTCCAGGAGACGCTTGTCCCAGGGTCGCAGCGTGGTTAAGGACGGGAATGGCGTTGGTCCCTGCTTCTCGTCCCAGGTGTCCCGTATGACCGATCCAATGGTGAGATTGAGATTATGGAGGTGTGCCCCACCAGTTTTCAGTTCCTGTATCCTGAGGTTCACACCGTTTTTACTCATATCAAAAAACCACCGTAAGGATTCAACTATACATTGAGGGATGAGTAAAATAAGGTTATCGTAGTTGACATCGCCTGAAAAAGGAAAATTCGCCCGGCCCGGGCCCCGGTTATCCGGAAAGAACGGCATCCAGCAGAGCGGATACGGACCGGTAAGCAACTGATGTTGCAGGAAGATCCAGCAGGGACCTGCCGGCCAGTACGTACGCTGCCAGCTCGTCGTCGCGCTCGATCTTGCCAAGATACGGGAGACCGGTCTCCGCGGCAGCCCGGTCATGGAGATCGGCAGGGAACCCGTATCCCCCGGCAATGTAAAATTCCTTAAAACCGATCCCCACTTCCCGGATCACCCGGTGGGCTCTCCGGACATGGGCAAAGGATTTGCTGGAGGGGCCCATGACATCGATCACCAGGTCCACGTCGCGGGCGATCTTCCGGTTCAGGTGCTCGAGGCCCCCGGGGGAATCGATCAGGATATAGCGGTACTGTTTTGTGATCTGGCCGAGCGCATTTTTTAACGCAGCATCGGGAAGGCAGTAACAGCCTTCAACCCACTTGGTCCCGACCGCAATGAGATCGAAATCGCTGCCCTCGTAAAGGCCGTCTTCCCAGATCCGGGTCTCGATCCGTTTCGAAGGGGGGATGCCCACGGTCGTCCCGCCCCGGGCAATGAACGTGTCCGAGAGGAGTTCCGCGATAGTGGACTTTCCTTCGGATTCGAGATCAACGCCCATCATCTCGGCCAGATTCTGGTCGGGATCCGCGTCCACGAGCAGGACCGGAGTCTGCTTCTTCTCTATGAGATACCGGGCCATCAGGGAGACAAAACTCGTCTTCCCGGTCCCGCCCCGGCCCATGGTCACAATGGTCTTCATGGCTGATCGGTCTCTGTTTTTGCAAGAGTTTCTGCAAGTTCTCTTATTGCCCGGTATGCTGCAGACCGGGATTCATCGAGAGGATCGCCGGAAATGCCGGTCTCGGCTACTTCGGGATCATAGGGGATGGTGCCAATGACGGCAAGGTCGTGAGTTTTGGCAAATTCGCGTATCACATCCTCGTGCCGGGGAGTGCCGACACGGTTCCCGACAAGACCGACCCGGGCGATATCCGATTCGCGGGCAAGCCGGCAGATCACATTCGCAGTCTCGAGCGATTTCCTGTTGGCATCCGTAACCACGAGAAGGGAGTCGACATGGCCGGCAGTGCCCCGGCCAAGATGTTCGATCCCTGCCTCCATATCAAGAATGACCGCTTCATCCCGGTCCACAACAAGATGGCGCATAAGGGCTTTTATCACCGAATGGGCCGGGCAGACACAGCCGCTTCCCATGGCTTTGACCGTGCCCATCACGAGGAGATGGGCGCCCGAGGGAGTGGGAACGGCATGATTTCGGATGATGTCGTCTACCGTGAACGTAAGCCGGAAGACCCCGGGATACTCGGTGCCGGTCTTTACGCGGATCAGATCCTCGTTCTCCGCAACAGGAACAATGCGTGCCGCTTCTTCGATGGTCAGGCCAAGCGAGAGAGCAAGATTGGGGGATGAATCCGCATCGATGGCGAGCACCG
This region includes:
- a CDS encoding PEGA domain-containing protein, translating into MRKDLLVIGIIFGIVLLSVSPVTALGGQEGWIQVMCNVDGASVSFNGVYQGIISGGSLTVPVYTTGSPVNTVSVEKSGYTPFSTSVEMPSAGQTRTVYATLNPVPTQAPVNYGSISVESQPSGAQIYFNGNYRGLSPLVISDVWPGTYTIEADMSGYQPYTTSVSVSSGSRSSVYCPLSRLDTTGSLYIISQPTGSNIYLDSVYRGITPMTINNVAATTHIVQLDHAGYYDWKSTVDVPAGGTRTVDGTLNPLPVSSSGWIYVSSSPGGAAVTVDGISFGQTPASGSLKLNNIPVGSRTVALSLNGYQPYSAVVSVTANTVTEVNKVLQPLSPVSGTGGLSVSSTPSGANVFLDNNFIGITPLTLNSVAAGNHLVTMRLDGYQDYSTTIQVNAGATSTVSSALVAATPTHKSPVLPVTILGALLVVALFVKRKY
- the acsC gene encoding acetyl-CoA decarbonylase/synthase complex subunit gamma, with the protein product MSQAGSMPEQKRRKSIREISPIDVYKHLPKTNCRECGEANCMAFATRLVNGELVLNDCPPVLAEENAGSYDALAVLLAPPVRAVQIGTGESRVTVGGKYVLQRHEFTYHNPTPIALDVHDLMQEEELLERVRHIEMFSYNYIGRKLVPNAIAVRSCSGDPETFGSVVRKVAGASRYPLILCALDPAVMKAGLEEIPGQRPLIYAATERTWKEMAELALAHDAPLAVFAPNNLSLLRSLVRTLKEYGVSDLVLDPGTYAEEGLADTINNFTAIRAGACRNFDELFGYPLLGVPLTVWAGEEISEEVLKWREAITASMLLSRYADILIMHCLDGWVLLPQLIWRFNLYTDPRKPVSVESGVKSFGRPNPDSPVLITTNYALTYFTVESDIKSANLDCYLIVVDTGGLSVESAVAGRYFTADSIRDALKAYNVSSLVSHNVLIIPGLAARLSGETEEASGWRILVGPKDSSGIPQYLRDNWPPDTA
- a CDS encoding class I SAM-dependent methyltransferase; protein product: MLQRNSPDGKIWEKEYSVRGCLWGGAIHILPALPVSSRVLELGCGNGKTLGGMLRKGWDVVATDFSPAAVKLSRKIASPGFSCEIVLSDAGHIPFRPGSFDCVFAWHLLGHMSADDRWHCTGEIARVLRPQGRLFFSEFSEKDFRFGNGQEIEPGTFLRGTGVRTHYFSENEVRNLFSSFGIESIAEPAWTLRVRGINHVRSEIQAVFFKKDC
- a CDS encoding ASKHA domain-containing protein; protein product: MADHVNVVFHPVNRVVSIPAGATVLDAIRLAGIQFESICGGKGECNKCRIIYLKGTCDIGTPESLKGLTPGEIEKNYCRACHTHVQGDCEFIIPVESRIDAPKILLNHIVPHGELAPAVTKHLLKTGDSLHPSSDHRSLKLEGYSGTRPHMTRHQNHLLAYTKDTVTVTISKTNRYPEVVSIEPGDTTRTVFGIALDLGTTTVVGILVDLATGKTIAHASAMNRQITYGEELLTRIAFAKKGEGKRKLQAAAIDSINDVIGQLAVMADIGADSIYDVCIAGNTVMHHLFLGMESSALELANTEISRKPVIVRARSLGLLVNPDSFVYCLPNVSRFVGGDAVGDVVASKMYRSEDLSLLIDLGTNGEVVLGNSEWLSSVSCASGPAFEGAGISSGMRAMRGAIDHIAIDPATCAVHWTTIDNEPPRGLCGSAIIDAAAAMADAGILDFTGKFVDGRPGVRQGPDGSEFVLVEKEKTATGRDIVITRQDMAYLIDSKAAACGSIGVLLKKYRIAVSDVRHVYLAGAFGAYADQQKIIRFGIIPDFPHAAYHILGNGSLSGAHALLVSMKNRQEAEEVAMKMVYIDLLVDSDFIEEYSSAVYIPGKKEFFPR
- a CDS encoding flagellin gives rise to the protein MKSINNDNAFTGLEAAIVLIAFVVVAAVFSYVVLGAGFFTTQKSQEVVHTGVQQASSTLEIVGNVYGTGTAGSSINRINFSAALAPGGTPVDFEKVVITYSNASQLETLGRMPNKGDTVTTGKWGVVTVQNQVTNDYVLEKGEQFDITAMPTNPIVKNDQFQLEIKPAIGAALSISRTAPASILTVNTLY